One window from the genome of Cucumis melo cultivar AY chromosome 12, USDA_Cmelo_AY_1.0, whole genome shotgun sequence encodes:
- the LOC103485355 gene encoding UPF0051 protein ABCI8, chloroplastic, with protein sequence MASLLANGISRFPHNPTWELQKDAIPKLQSPRIANLKISKSKPFRVRADVGYDPKTANSGPISQGKSSPSSTTTDEKIQDILRNRDYDRKFGFTVDIDSFSIPKGLSKETIRLISSLKEEPDWMLEFRLNAFEKFLKMKEPTWSDNRYPPIDFQDVCYYSAPKKKPTLNSLDEADPELLMYFDRLGVPLNERNRLANVAVDAVLDSVSIATTHRKTLEKAGVIFCSISEAIKEYPDLVRKYLGRVVPSEDNFYAALNSAVFSDGSFCYIPKDTKCPMQISTYFRINALETGQFERTLIVADDRSFVEYLEGCTAPSYDRNQLHAAVVELYCAEGAEIKYSTVQNWYAGDEEGKGGVYNFVTKRGLCAGDRSKISWTQVETGSAITWKYPSVVLEGDDTVGEFYSVALTNNYQQADTGTKMIHKGKNTRSRIISKGISAGNSRNCYRGLVQVQSKADNAKNSSQCDSMLIGDSAAANTYPYIQVKNPTARIEHEASTSKIGEDQLFYFQQRGIDYEKAMAAMISGFCRDVFNELPDEFGAEVNQLMSLKLEGSVG encoded by the exons ATGGCTTCTCTCTTAGCTAATGGAATTTCACGCTTTCCTCATAACCCCACTTGGGAATTACAAAAAGACGCAATCCCAAAGCTTCAGAGTCCGAGAATCGCTAACTTGAAGATTTCCAAGTCGAAGCCTTTCAGGGTCCGAGCAGATGTTGGATACGATCCCAAAACTGCCAACTCCGGTCCGATTTCTCAAGGTAAGTCCTCTCCGTCTTCTACCACTACTGATGAGAAAATTCAGGATATTCTTCGTAATCGCGATTACGATAGGAAATTTGGGTTTACTGTGGATATCGATTCGTTTTCAATCCCAAAAGGGCTTTCCAAGGAAACAATTCGATTGATTTCGTCCTTAAAGGAAGAACCCGATTGGATGCTTGAGTTTCGGCTGAATGCTTTTGAGAAATTCTTAAAGATGAAAGAACCCACGTGGTCTGATAATCGATACCCACCAATTGATTTTCAAGATGTTTGTTATTATTCTGCCCCTAAGAAGAAACCCACTTTGAATAGCCTTGATGAGGCGGACCCGGAGCTGCTTATGTATTTTGATAGGCTTGGGGTTCCATTAAATGAACGCAACCGTCTAGCTAATGTTGCGGTTGATGCTGTTCTAGATAGTGTTTCAATTGCTACTACTCATAGGAAGACGCTAGAAAAAGCAGGTGTGATTTTCTGTTCGATATCAGAGGCAATTAAGGAATATCCTGATTTAGTTAGAAAGTACTTGGGAAGAGTTGTCCCGAGCGAGGACAACTTTTATGCTGCATTGAACTCGGCGGTGTTCAGTGATGGATCGTTTTGTTATATACCCAAGGACACAAAGTGTCCGATGCAGATTTCCACTTATTTCCGAATCAATGCTTTGGAAACTGGACAATTTGAGAGAACTTTGATTGTTGCTGATGACAGGAGTTTTGTAGAGTATTTGGAGGGATGTACAGCGCCTTCCTATGATAGAAATCAGCTTCATGCTGCGGTGGTTGAATTGTATTGTGCTGAAGGAGCAGAGATTAAGTACTCCACTGTTCAGAACTGGTACGCTGGTGACGAAGAAGGAAAGGGAGGAGTGTATAATTTTGTAACAAAGCGTGGCCTGTGTGCTGGGGATCGTTCTAAGATATCTTGGACACAAGTTGAAACAGGTTCTGCCATTACTTGGAAGTATCCCAGTGTTGTTTTGGAGGGAGATGATACTGTCGGTGAGTTCTATTCAGTAGCACTGACGAATAATTATCAACAAGCAGACACGGGTACAAAGATGATTCATAAAGGAAAGAATACAAGAAGTAGAATTATCTCAAAAGGAATTTCTGCTGGAAACTCAAGGAACTGTTACAGGGGGCTTGTTCAGGTTCAATCCAAAGCAGACAATGCTAAAAACTCATCACAATGTGATTCAATGCTCATTGGTGACAGTGCTGCTGCCAACACTTATCCATACATCCAG GTGAAGAATCCCACAGCTCGCATTGAACACGAAGCCAGTACCTCCAAGATTGGTGAAGATCAGTTGTTTTATTTTCAGCAGAGAGGAATAGACTATGAGAAGGCCATGGCTGCCATGATATCCGGATTCTGTCGTGACGTCTTCAACGAGCTACCTGATGAGTTTGGTGCCGAGGTGAACCAACTCATGAGCTTGAAACTTGAAGGATCTGTGGGTTAg